Proteins from a genomic interval of Nostoc sp. TCL240-02:
- a CDS encoding CHAT domain-containing protein: MNKQNNKNHRNLIEQLINCANKREINEIIRNNFDDIDINFLRMLQQEEVRLQQEDNNDKVNLLKDIVRQLAEFLGIEKDELRIAEIESSKLPLKIDGNTSLPTPSIMTSSSVPRSESQHRFILRVLQATDESKGNPQVVYPLLQGNLNLLDDNFAQALTNYATATFSTIKLDTAHATAVAILSFSNMIGQFPLGKRAINLEIAIAGYEAITLFFTNGAFPFEWALTQMNLGNVYIGRIRGEKAENLELAIQAYQQALSVFTREAFPTNWAETQMNLGSAYSNRIVGKKADNFEQAIRCHQQALSVLTREAFPIGWARTQNNLGLAYRERIKGDKAENLEQAINSHQQALSVLTREAFPADWAGIQMNLASAYRERIKGEKAENLERSIHAYQQVLLVLTREAFPMDWAGVQMNLVGAYCNRIRGEKAENIERAIQACQQALLVFTREAFPMDWAGVQMNLVGAYCNRIRGEKAENIERAIQACQQALLVFTREAFPTNWAETQMNLGSAYSSRIKGEKAENTELAIQAYQQALLVFTREAFPTNWAEIQSNLGQLRDALNRNTKVDLRDINGEEIELYFQFLMQLLETTEKSNGNAQLVYPLLAKNLDKLDGLLREILRQWGINKLRDVQPDEAKYLAAVIFKFSNLIAEFPLGSKANNMETTITGYELALTICSQQSLPQSWAEIQNNLGNAYIDRIRGDRADNIENAIAAFTAALTVIRRETQPQDWAMTQNSLAAAYVNRIQGDRADNIENAIVALTDALTVVTRESSPQDWAMMQNSLGIAYCNRIQGNKAENLENAITALTNALTVITRETLPQDWAIMQNVLGIAYLYRTLGDRAENLENAITAFTAALTVMSKEALPQDWAMTQNNLGLAYGNRILGDRAENLENAITAFTNALTVRTREALPQDWAGTQNNLGLAYRNRILGDKAENLENAIDAYKKALTIRTREDLPQDWAGTQNNLGTAYIDRIRGNKLENLENAIDAYEKALTIRTREDLPQDWARMQNNLGTAYGQRIRGDKAENLENAIAALTNALTIYKREVFPQDWAMTQKNLGASYIDRIRGDRAENLENAIAAFSEVLTVYKRDAWPLKYAETLFYLGYVYKEVNQFQSAYTAFESAIRTVESLRDEILSGEETKRKQAEEWNKLYSSMVEACLKLGNTTKAVEYIERSKTRHLVEQILERDSKTIFPLEVVTQLETYRDKIAKGQYQIQNATADDPTALAQHLQQLRQERNELQDRYLPIGSGFQFEPFYLTLSHHTAIVEFYITIDKLLVFIITKQTQQPIVLSSDLIDQNKLANWVNSYLTAYSSKKSHWQRRLTTRLNLLAKILHIDEVIRQIPTECKQLILIPHRYLHLLPLHALPLAEDSNLFDRFPGGVSYAPSCQLLQLAQTRKRPEFTHLFAVQNPTDDLSYTDIEVETIQSYFSKSNLLKQKIATKQAIDDISLSIFHCAHFSCHGYFNATQPRKSALILANAQLDSAPTQLDAENYLSLQNGGVLDLNKCLTLDSIFTLNLKQCRLVTLSACETGLIDSRNISDEYIGLPSGFLYAGASSVVSSLWTVDDLSTAFLMIRFYQNLQKGFTVALALNQAQLWLKDLTKGDLETWIEETQLPLVVRISLRRRFYKSEDDAKPFKSPFCWAAFCAIGQS; this comes from the coding sequence ATGAATAAGCAAAACAATAAAAATCATCGAAATTTAATAGAACAGTTAATTAATTGTGCCAACAAAAGAGAAATAAATGAAATTATACGAAATAATTTTGATGACATTGATATTAATTTTTTAAGGATGTTACAACAAGAAGAAGTAAGATTGCAGCAGGAAGATAATAATGATAAGGTAAATTTACTAAAAGATATAGTTAGACAGTTGGCTGAGTTTTTAGGTATAGAAAAGGACGAGTTAAGGATTGCCGAAATTGAGTCCAGTAAATTACCTTTAAAAATAGATGGTAATACGTCTTTACCAACACCATCGATTATGACTTCTTCATCAGTTCCACGGTCTGAGTCCCAACATCGTTTTATCTTGCGGGTATTGCAGGCAACTGACGAAAGCAAAGGCAATCCCCAAGTCGTGTACCCATTGCTGCAAGGGAATCTAAACCTACTTGATGATAACTTTGCTCAAGCCCTGACAAACTACGCAACTGCTACTTTTTCAACAATAAAGTTAGATACAGCACATGCTACCGCAGTAGCTATTTTGAGTTTCAGTAACATGATTGGACAGTTTCCACTAGGGAAACGGGCGATAAATTTGGAGATTGCGATCGCTGGTTATGAGGCAATTACCCTATTTTTTACCAATGGGGCTTTTCCTTTTGAATGGGCATTAACTCAAATGAATTTGGGAAATGTTTATATTGGTAGAATTAGGGGAGAGAAAGCCGAGAATCTCGAACTGGCAATTCAAGCTTACCAACAGGCTTTATCGGTTTTCACCCGCGAAGCGTTTCCCACTAATTGGGCAGAGACTCAAATGAATTTGGGAAGTGCATATAGCAACAGGATCGTAGGAAAGAAAGCTGACAATTTTGAACAAGCAATTCGCTGCCATCAGCAAGCTTTATCAGTTCTCACCCGCGAAGCATTCCCCATCGGTTGGGCAAGGACTCAAAATAATTTGGGACTTGCTTACCGCGAAAGAATAAAGGGAGATAAAGCTGAAAATCTCGAACAGGCAATTAACAGCCATCAGCAGGCTTTATCAGTTCTTACCCGTGAAGCGTTTCCCGCAGATTGGGCAGGGATTCAAATGAATTTGGCAAGTGCCTATCGCGAAAGAATAAAGGGAGAGAAAGCTGAGAATCTCGAACGGTCAATTCACGCTTACCAACAGGTTTTATTAGTTCTTACCCGCGAAGCGTTCCCTATGGATTGGGCAGGGGTTCAAATGAATTTGGTAGGTGCTTACTGCAATAGAATCAGGGGAGAGAAAGCTGAGAATATTGAACGGGCAATTCAGGCTTGCCAGCAGGCTTTATTGGTTTTCACCCGCGAAGCGTTCCCTATGGATTGGGCAGGGGTTCAAATGAATTTGGTAGGTGCTTACTGCAATAGAATCAGGGGAGAGAAAGCTGAGAATATTGAACGGGCAATTCAGGCTTGCCAGCAGGCTTTATTGGTTTTCACCCGCGAAGCGTTTCCCACTAATTGGGCAGAGACTCAAATGAATTTGGGAAGTGCTTACAGCAGTAGAATCAAGGGAGAGAAAGCCGAGAATACCGAACTAGCGATTCAGGCTTACCAGCAGGCTTTATTAGTTTTCACCCGCGAAGCGTTTCCCACTAATTGGGCAGAGATTCAAAGTAATTTGGGACAACTAAGGGATGCACTGAATCGAAATACTAAAGTCGATTTACGAGATATTAATGGAGAGGAGATAGAGTTATATTTTCAATTCTTAATGCAGCTACTAGAAACCACTGAAAAAAGTAATGGTAATGCACAGTTAGTTTACCCTCTGTTAGCAAAGAATTTAGATAAACTAGACGGGTTGTTAAGAGAAATATTACGCCAGTGGGGGATAAATAAACTTAGAGACGTTCAACCAGATGAGGCGAAGTATCTAGCCGCAGTTATTTTTAAATTTAGCAATCTAATAGCAGAATTTCCCTTGGGTAGCAAAGCCAATAATATGGAAACTACTATTACTGGCTATGAATTGGCACTAACAATCTGCTCTCAACAATCTTTACCGCAATCTTGGGCTGAAATACAAAATAATCTTGGAAATGCCTACATTGATAGAATTCGAGGAGATAGGGCAGACAATATCGAAAATGCGATCGCTGCTTTTACTGCGGCATTGACTGTCATAAGAAGAGAAACTCAGCCTCAAGATTGGGCGATGACACAAAATAGTCTTGCAGCCGCTTATGTTAATAGAATCCAAGGAGATAGGGCAGACAATATCGAAAATGCCATTGTTGCTCTGACTGACGCTTTGACTGTCGTAACAAGGGAGTCATCGCCCCAAGATTGGGCAATGATGCAAAATAGCCTTGGAATCGCCTACTGTAACAGAATTCAAGGAAATAAGGCAGAGAATCTTGAAAATGCTATCACCGCTTTGACTAATGCATTAACTGTCATAACAAGGGAAACTTTGCCTCAAGATTGGGCAATAATGCAAAATGTTCTCGGAATTGCCTACTTATACAGAACTTTGGGAGATAGGGCAGAGAATCTCGAAAATGCTATCACCGCTTTCACTGCGGCATTGACCGTCATGTCAAAGGAAGCTTTGCCTCAAGATTGGGCAATGACACAAAATAATCTTGGGCTTGCCTACGGTAACAGAATTTTGGGAGATAGGGCAGAGAATCTCGAAAATGCCATCACCGCTTTCACTAATGCATTAACTGTCAGAACAAGGGAAGCTTTGCCTCAAGATTGGGCTGGAACGCAAAATAATCTTGGGCTTGCCTATCGTAATAGAATTTTGGGAGATAAGGCAGAGAATCTTGAAAATGCCATTGATGCTTATAAGAAAGCTTTGACTATCAGAACAAGGGAAGATTTACCTCAAGATTGGGCTGGAACGCAAAATAACCTCGGAACTGCCTACATTGATAGAATTCGAGGAAATAAGTTAGAGAATCTTGAAAATGCCATTGATGCGTATGAGAAGGCTTTGACTATCAGAACAAGGGAAGATTTACCCCAAGATTGGGCTAGAATGCAAAATAATCTGGGAACTGCCTACGGTCAGAGAATCCGAGGAGATAAGGCAGAGAATCTCGAAAATGCGATCGCTGCTTTGACTAATGCATTGACTATCTACAAAAGAGAAGTTTTTCCTCAAGATTGGGCAATGACACAAAAAAATCTCGGAGCTAGCTATATTGACCGAATCCGAGGAGATAGGGCAGAAAATCTCGAAAATGCTATCGCTGCTTTCTCTGAGGTATTGACTGTCTACAAAAGGGACGCTTGGCCTCTAAAATATGCAGAAACATTATTTTATTTAGGTTACGTTTATAAAGAAGTAAACCAGTTTCAATCAGCTTACACAGCTTTTGAATCTGCAATTAGAACGGTAGAATCTTTGCGAGATGAAATATTATCTGGTGAAGAAACTAAGCGCAAACAAGCAGAAGAATGGAACAAGCTTTACAGCAGTATGGTAGAAGCTTGCCTGAAATTAGGTAATACAACAAAAGCGGTTGAATATATTGAACGTAGCAAAACTAGACATTTAGTCGAACAAATCCTAGAACGTGATTCTAAAACTATCTTTCCTCTGGAAGTAGTCACTCAATTAGAAACATACAGAGATAAAATAGCTAAAGGACAATATCAAATCCAAAATGCTACAGCAGATGATCCAACTGCATTAGCCCAACACCTTCAACAACTTCGACAAGAGCGTAACGAATTACAAGATCGGTATCTGCCTATCGGTTCTGGTTTTCAGTTTGAGCCATTTTACTTAACTCTCTCACATCACACTGCAATTGTTGAGTTTTACATTACAATCGATAAGCTACTAGTCTTTATTATTACCAAGCAAACCCAACAACCCATCGTTTTATCATCCGATTTGATAGACCAAAACAAATTAGCAAATTGGGTAAACAGCTATCTCACAGCTTATAGTAGTAAAAAATCTCACTGGCAGCGCCGCCTAACTACACGCCTAAATCTGTTGGCAAAAATTCTGCACATTGATGAAGTTATTAGACAAATTCCTACAGAATGCAAACAGTTAATTCTCATTCCCCATCGTTACTTGCATTTACTGCCACTTCATGCTTTGCCACTGGCGGAAGACTCCAATCTTTTTGACAGATTTCCTGGAGGAGTCAGCTATGCCCCTAGTTGTCAACTATTACAACTCGCCCAAACTCGAAAACGCCCCGAATTTACTCACCTATTTGCAGTCCAAAACCCTACAGACGACCTTTCTTATACTGATATTGAAGTAGAAACTATCCAAAGCTATTTCAGTAAAAGTAATCTTCTTAAGCAGAAAATAGCCACTAAACAAGCTATTGATGATATTTCTCTGAGTATCTTCCATTGCGCTCACTTTAGTTGTCACGGCTACTTTAACGCCACCCAACCTCGCAAATCTGCCCTGATTTTAGCTAATGCACAGCTAGATTCTGCACCCACACAACTTGATGCAGAAAATTACCTCAGTTTGCAAAATGGTGGCGTACTTGACCTCAATAAGTGTCTGACTTTAGATAGCATTTTTACTTTAAATCTAAAACAATGTCGCCTCGTCACTCTATCTGCTTGTGAAACCGGATTGATTGATTCTCGCAATATCAGCGATGAATATATTGGTTTACCTAGTGGTTTTCTTTATGCAGGTGCTTCCAGTGTCGTCAGTTCTCTTTGGACAGTCGATGACTTATCCACAGCATTTTTGATGATTCGATTTTATCAAAACCTCCAAAAAGGTTTTACTGTTGCTTTGGCACTCAATCAAGCTCAACTCTGGTTAAAAGATTTGACCAAGGGAGATTTGGAAACTTGGATTGAAGAAACGCAGTTACCATTAGTAGTGAGGATAAGTCTGCGTCGTCGTTTTTATAAATCAGAAGATGATGCTAAACCCTTTAAATCACCTTTTTGTTGGGCAGCTTTCTGTGCGATCGGTCAGTCATGA